Proteins from one Pseudobdellovibrionaceae bacterium genomic window:
- a CDS encoding DEAD/DEAH box helicase: protein MKSFKDFGLLPTLQKSLRELRLREPTEIQTRTIPMLMSGQNVVGVAQTGSGKTFAYALPLLHQLKSLEDDGEAVTQEASPRAVVMVPTRELGEQVAKAFKTLTHDTRLRVRTALGGTSMEQARRNTSGPFEIMLATPGRLVQMIEQDMLLLDDVRHLIFDEADQMLEQGFIDDTLKIAAACGAARQMSLFSATVTDKVRKMIDDLFQGAELIQTAGAGKVVSELKTRNIKVLDGKRWPVLEKLLAERVKGSTMIFTNTREQCEKLAREMVENGYDCVVYRGEMDKNQRRLNLNQFRSGKVKYLVATDLAGRGLDIESVDRVINYHLPREMENYLHRAGRTARAGRPGMVVNLVTERDSRLMDKVDGKKTGTSKESWLREDPFARARASARPLSAKKKKKKVARRG from the coding sequence ATGAAGAGCTTTAAAGACTTTGGCCTGCTGCCGACCTTGCAGAAGAGCCTGCGCGAACTGCGCTTACGCGAACCGACCGAAATCCAAACCCGCACCATTCCGATGTTGATGTCCGGACAAAACGTCGTCGGCGTCGCGCAAACCGGCAGCGGTAAAACCTTCGCGTACGCGTTGCCGCTTTTACACCAGCTCAAATCCCTGGAAGATGATGGCGAAGCCGTCACGCAAGAGGCCTCCCCGCGCGCCGTGGTCATGGTCCCCACCCGCGAACTGGGCGAACAGGTCGCCAAGGCTTTCAAGACCCTGACGCACGATACCCGTTTGCGCGTCCGCACCGCACTGGGTGGCACCTCGATGGAGCAGGCCCGGCGCAATACGTCCGGCCCTTTCGAAATTATGCTCGCGACGCCTGGTCGCTTGGTCCAGATGATCGAGCAAGACATGCTGTTACTGGATGACGTACGTCACCTGATTTTCGACGAAGCCGATCAGATGTTGGAGCAAGGGTTCATCGACGACACCTTAAAGATCGCCGCCGCTTGCGGAGCCGCCCGCCAAATGAGTCTTTTCTCGGCGACGGTGACCGACAAAGTTCGCAAAATGATCGACGATCTTTTCCAAGGCGCGGAACTCATTCAGACCGCGGGAGCGGGCAAGGTCGTGTCCGAACTGAAGACCCGCAATATCAAAGTGCTCGACGGTAAACGTTGGCCAGTGCTGGAAAAACTTCTGGCCGAACGCGTGAAGGGCTCGACGATGATTTTCACCAATACGCGCGAGCAATGCGAAAAGCTCGCACGCGAGATGGTCGAAAACGGTTACGACTGCGTCGTGTACCGCGGCGAGATGGACAAAAACCAACGTCGTTTGAACTTGAATCAGTTCCGTAGTGGCAAAGTGAAGTATCTGGTCGCGACGGACTTGGCAGGACGCGGGCTGGATATCGAATCCGTCGACCGGGTGATCAACTATCACTTACCGCGTGAGATGGAAAACTACCTGCACCGTGCCGGCCGTACGGCGCGGGCGGGCCGCCCCGGCATGGTCGTCAATTTGGTGACCGAGCGCGATTCGCGTTTGATGGATAAGGTCGACGGTAAAAAGACCGGCACGAGCAAAGAGTCTTGGCTGCGCGAAGATCCCTTCGCGCGGGCGCGGGCCTCGGCTCGCCCCCTGTCGGCAAAAAAGAAGAAAAAGAAAGTCGCGCGCCGCGGTTAA
- a CDS encoding PA0069 family radical SAM protein, which yields MRDARLSKPKNPTAHTQNSLKQSVGRGAQGNVTSRFVKNHTVADLENFGYLDDEEDLSTLRTEYLSDSSRTIVASNDSPDIGFTYSANPYRGCEHGCIYCYARPTHEYLNLSAGLDFETKIFVKHEAPHLLREKILSKSWEGDTIFFSGVTDCYQPVERQLKLTRACMEVMLEYRNPVSVITKNALIRRDVDLYARMAEYQGVLVYLSITSLKPDLQKILEPRTSLPELRLRAIEELTKAGVPVGVNVAPVIPGLTDEELPAILKAAAEAGAISAGFTPVRLPLAVAPLFEEWLGVHFPDRKDKVLNAVRSIREGKLNDSTFGSRMRGEGARADAMADIFNLFAKKYGLQEKRVTLSSASFRKPAADEIRDLKSGQLRLF from the coding sequence ATGAGGGACGCGCGCTTGTCGAAACCCAAGAACCCCACCGCACACACGCAGAATAGCCTCAAGCAGTCCGTGGGTCGGGGCGCGCAGGGCAATGTCACGAGCCGGTTCGTGAAGAATCACACCGTGGCGGATCTCGAAAACTTCGGTTACCTCGACGACGAAGAAGATTTGTCCACGCTCCGCACCGAATATCTGAGCGATTCGTCGCGCACGATCGTCGCGAGCAACGACAGTCCCGATATCGGGTTCACCTATAGCGCCAATCCCTACCGAGGCTGCGAGCACGGTTGTATTTACTGTTACGCACGGCCCACGCATGAGTACTTGAACCTTTCGGCGGGCCTCGATTTCGAAACAAAAATTTTCGTCAAGCACGAGGCTCCCCACCTTCTGCGCGAAAAAATTCTTTCCAAGTCATGGGAAGGCGATACGATCTTCTTCAGCGGTGTGACCGATTGTTACCAACCGGTCGAGCGGCAGCTGAAGCTCACGCGGGCCTGCATGGAAGTGATGCTCGAGTACCGCAATCCGGTTTCGGTCATCACGAAAAACGCTTTGATCCGCCGGGACGTCGATCTTTACGCGCGGATGGCCGAGTACCAAGGCGTGCTCGTTTACCTTTCGATCACGTCGCTGAAACCCGATCTGCAGAAAATTCTGGAACCGCGCACGTCGCTTCCGGAGTTGCGTTTGCGCGCGATCGAAGAATTGACGAAGGCGGGGGTTCCGGTGGGCGTGAACGTCGCGCCGGTCATCCCCGGGCTGACGGATGAAGAGCTTCCCGCGATTCTGAAAGCCGCCGCGGAGGCGGGGGCGATCTCGGCGGGTTTTACGCCCGTGCGCCTGCCTTTGGCGGTGGCGCCGCTTTTTGAGGAATGGCTGGGGGTGCACTTTCCCGATCGTAAGGACAAGGTTTTGAACGCCGTCCGGTCGATTCGTGAAGGTAAACTCAACGATTCAACGTTTGGTTCAAGGATGCGGGGTGAAGGTGCCCGTGCCGACGCCATGGCCGACATCTTCAATCTCTTCGCGAAAAAATACGGTTTGCAAGAGAAACGCGTGACGCTTTCGAGCGCGAGCTTCCGCAAACCGGCGGCGGACGAGATCCGCGATCTGAAATCGGGTCAGCTCCGACTTTTCTGA
- a CDS encoding BON domain-containing protein: protein MNGRNRNQGSNQGYGRRNDYDRGYDQQNYGRRFEGDRVFEGQQRSTASEYPEYMDQQNSYNSQPFSRADRTEYGSQQRSDYGAERYGNDYTGQSSDRDQHQTWGRQDMSSGRGYRGQEQSFGRSSQGGRSTERSMDQWSPSNGTDYRADRDYDQYSRSSSSSYGNYGSDYDRSNMDQRSHDNSSNRGYNQGFGQSYGMGYGETYGSYQSPSPSSRSSRDNYQGRDESSWGSRDSQSAFGRADYGQRDWERSSRSEQQGRFSGVAPKGYRRSDERIKEELSDALTQDQHIDASEIDLTVESGVVTLKGTVSERRMKRLAEDCAERIRGVSDVRNELRVQAESSTGNKKTWSDSMTTSDGKSSDKNDTDTATARGGKSSSRSSTESRNYQS, encoded by the coding sequence ATGAACGGACGCAATCGCAATCAAGGAAGCAATCAGGGCTACGGTCGACGCAATGACTACGATCGTGGATACGATCAACAAAATTACGGACGCCGCTTCGAAGGCGACCGGGTCTTCGAGGGTCAGCAACGTTCGACCGCTTCGGAGTATCCCGAGTATATGGATCAACAGAACAGCTACAACAGCCAACCCTTCTCGCGCGCGGACCGCACCGAATACGGCTCGCAACAACGTTCGGACTACGGCGCGGAACGTTACGGAAACGACTACACCGGTCAATCCTCGGACCGTGACCAACACCAAACTTGGGGTCGTCAAGACATGAGCTCGGGTCGCGGCTATCGCGGGCAGGAGCAAAGCTTCGGTCGCTCGTCGCAAGGCGGACGCTCGACGGAACGTTCGATGGATCAGTGGTCGCCTTCGAATGGCACCGACTACCGCGCGGACCGCGATTACGATCAGTATAGCCGCTCTTCTTCTTCTTCATACGGCAACTACGGTTCGGATTACGACCGCTCGAACATGGACCAACGTTCGCACGACAACTCGTCGAACCGCGGCTACAATCAAGGCTTCGGTCAATCCTACGGCATGGGATACGGCGAGACTTACGGATCTTACCAATCCCCATCCCCTTCTTCACGCTCGAGTCGTGACAACTACCAAGGTCGCGACGAAAGCTCGTGGGGCAGTCGTGATTCGCAATCGGCCTTCGGCCGCGCCGACTACGGCCAGCGCGATTGGGAACGTTCGTCGCGAAGTGAACAACAAGGTCGCTTTTCGGGCGTGGCGCCGAAAGGCTATCGTCGCTCGGACGAGCGCATCAAAGAAGAGCTGAGCGACGCTCTCACCCAAGATCAACATATTGACGCGAGCGAAATCGATCTGACCGTCGAAAGCGGCGTCGTCACATTGAAAGGCACGGTCAGTGAGCGCCGTATGAAACGTCTGGCGGAGGACTGCGCCGAACGTATCCGCGGCGTGAGCGACGTGCGGAACGAGCTGCGCGTGCAAGCGGAGTCGAGCACCGGCAACAAGAAGACCTGGTCTGATTCGATGACGACATCCGATGGCAAGTCTTCGGACAAAAACGACACCGACACCGCGACCGCGCGCGGCGGAAAATCCAGCTCGCGCTCTTCCACTGAATCACGGAACTACCAATCCTGA
- a CDS encoding DUF488 domain-containing protein produces MKNLKIYTVGYEGQNIDDFVAGLKKKRVKMIADLRKNPLSRKPGFSKRRLAAALESVGIDYRHYPGLGVPSEWRQRARAGKMTRPEMFRRYEKQILPKHQEELAEIMSGIARPGYALLCYEADASDCHRRSVTEAIQRRARGRVEVVDLRIPPPKTGAR; encoded by the coding sequence ATGAAAAATTTGAAAATCTACACCGTCGGTTACGAAGGTCAGAACATCGACGACTTCGTGGCGGGTCTGAAGAAGAAGCGCGTGAAGATGATCGCCGACTTGCGTAAAAATCCTCTGAGTCGAAAGCCCGGCTTCTCGAAAAGACGATTGGCGGCGGCCCTTGAATCCGTCGGAATCGACTATAGGCATTACCCCGGATTGGGTGTTCCTTCCGAATGGCGTCAGCGTGCGCGCGCGGGGAAGATGACTCGACCCGAGATGTTTCGACGTTATGAAAAGCAGATCTTGCCGAAACATCAGGAAGAGTTGGCAGAAATCATGTCGGGAATTGCGCGGCCCGGTTACGCGCTTTTGTGTTACGAAGCGGATGCTTCGGACTGTCACCGCCGTTCCGTGACGGAAGCGATTCAGCGCCGTGCGCGTGGCCGTGTGGAAGTCGTCGATCTCAGGATCCCGCCGCCAAAGACCGGAGCGCGGTAA
- a CDS encoding endonuclease/exonuclease/phosphatase family protein, with amino-acid sequence MRILTYNIHGAIGTDGHRDYARISRLLEGHEIDIALIQEMDTRPKRKFAAVDISVLAGGRFPFIAEGPTISTSLGWYGNAILSRFPLRNTNVIDVSHAGREPRNILETFAQTPDGPLHILNTHKGLKSVERGFQLRKLGELLARKSDVPLIVGGDLNEWHSASIALRKLEEYLVPLKCGATFPTRFPLFSLDRMWCRPQGLLKSARVLKTKETRVFSDHYPLIAELDVTALRSLAAGS; translated from the coding sequence ATGCGGATATTGACCTACAATATCCACGGAGCGATCGGTACGGATGGGCACCGGGACTACGCGCGCATCTCGCGTTTGCTGGAAGGGCATGAAATCGATATCGCCCTCATTCAGGAAATGGACACCCGACCGAAACGGAAATTCGCGGCCGTCGACATTAGCGTGCTGGCGGGGGGACGTTTTCCTTTCATCGCCGAAGGACCGACGATTTCCACTTCGCTCGGTTGGTACGGCAACGCCATCCTCTCGCGGTTTCCGCTGAGGAACACGAACGTCATCGACGTCAGCCATGCGGGACGGGAACCCCGCAACATCCTCGAAACTTTCGCGCAGACGCCGGACGGTCCGTTGCACATCCTCAACACGCACAAAGGACTTAAATCCGTCGAACGCGGTTTTCAACTGCGCAAACTCGGCGAACTCCTCGCGCGCAAAAGCGACGTGCCACTGATCGTGGGTGGCGACCTGAACGAATGGCATTCCGCCTCGATCGCTCTCCGTAAGCTTGAGGAATATCTCGTACCCTTGAAATGCGGCGCCACTTTCCCCACGCGCTTTCCGCTTTTTTCGCTGGACCGGATGTGGTGTCGACCGCAAGGACTCCTAAAGTCCGCGCGCGTCCTGAAGACGAAGGAAACCCGCGTTTTCTCGGACCACTATCCGCTGATCGCCGAGCTCGACGTTACCGCGCTCCGGTCTTTGGCGGCGGGATCCTGA